TGTTACGGCGGTGTTATGAGCGTGGGTGGATCACCAGCCGTGACGGAAATTGCAGTCTGAGGCGAGCGAGGAGCGTCTACCTGTATGTCACTCCCTCAGGTTGGCGAAAGACAATTGTCCATCCTGAGCATATGGTCAAAATTAAGTTCGTAGACGGGAAGTTGCTGGTGGCTCCCGGAACTAATCCTTCCGGTGAGCTGCACATGCATTATCTCTTGACGAGAGGGATGAATCGGACGCGTGCCGTCGTGCATGTGCATCCAACCCATGTGGTGGCAGCGATCTACCGCGGATTCGATCTACAGAAAATTTGCAAAGACTTTCCTGAGATTTATCGCTATACCCGAATCGGGCCTACCGCCCCCGCCCTTCCGGCCATCAGTACCGAACTCGGAGAAGCGACGGCGAAGGCCTTAGGTGTCACAGAAGCCAACCCAGCGGGCGATTACGATATTGTTGGCCAAGCCAACCATGGAGTCTGCTCCATGGCATCAGACCCCTGGTCGGCCTATGAGCATATCGAACGGTTGGATCATATATGCGAAATTGTCCTGAAGAGCGGCGTCTCTCCCTGACAGGATGGTGAAAATGGCCATCAGCTTTGTTCTCGCTTCGCTTAGGGACTCAACGTACATGAGTACGTCTCGTCCCTTCGCTTGCTGCGGCCGCGCTGAATGGCCATTTTGATCATCCTGCCAACTGGTCCCTTCCGTTCCGTTGTCTCGGTACGTCCCAAAGCAGATTTAAAACTCACAGAATTTCCCTCTCCACAGTGGGAAAGGGTTAGGAGAGAAATACGCTTGCCCATAGGCATTATCGATTGTTCTAGTTGATTCCATCCATTTTTAATTATTCTCACCCTTCAACTTTTTCAGTAAACCTTCATAGTTTTTTTTGCACCGTTTTTGTATTGGGATGTTCTGGGCCAAAGGCATGTTCCCGAATGGCCAAGGCACGCATTAGGATTGATTCCGCCTTGGCGTAATCCCCTTGATTGACATAGAGCGCTCCTAAATTGTTGAGGCTCGTGGCGACCTCAGGATGTGTGGACCCCCAGGTCTGTTCCCGAATGGCTAGGGCTCCTTTTGTTTTTATGGGAAAATACCTTCATAGGAATTTTGAGGCCGAAAACCGCTGGATGGTTAAGGTATGCTCCATCGTAGATGAAACGTGTTGGTTTGCCTTTAAGCTTCCCAGGAATTCCCTAAATGTTCAAGAGGTTTTTGCGGTTGGACTGACAGATCCATCCTGTGGAAATTGTTTAAATCGGCCTGTACTTCCCTCACGTATTGCTGGAGTCCGATGGAAAGGCTATGATTTCTTTTTTGATCCAACCTTTGGTTCAATTTTTTCTCTTCTTTATCGATTCATAGAAAGGACTCTGCATGGCTCAAAAGAAATCTGTTCGTCGCGTGGCTTCAACACCCCCTTCCAAGAAACCTTCAACAAAAATAAAAAAAGCTGCGACGAAAAAGGCGAGAAAAACCAGTGCAGCTATAAAAAAGAAAAAGGCTTCCCCAAAGCTCACATCCGGTAAAAAGACGGTTAGTTCTAAAAAAACTGTGGCAACGAAAGCCAAACCGACCTCTTCAAAAGGTGCGTCTGCCAAAAAAGCTGTATTGAAGAAGAGAACCACAAAGAAGAACGTGGTGAATGCTGCTTCAAAGCCAACAGGCAAAAAGTTCGCTGCTCAACAACCGTCAACTCACAAAAAGACGATTTCTGTCGCGAAGAAAACAACCGTTTCAGGGAAGGCTTCTAATCCGAAATCTGTGGTCACAAAGCAAGCGGGGTCGGTGTCCAAAAAGAACGCCGGTTCGACTATTGCCAAAAAAGTGGTCACTAAGGCTCCTAGTCGATCAGTTCCATCCCCTACCCGTTCAGCCGAGACGAAGACTGGAGGAGAAACGCTTTCTCTCACGGAACGCTATAATCTGGGTGGCCTGTTCGTCTGCGCGATTGAACGAGCGAATGATCCCGAGTTCAAGCGGCTTCGCGCCGTGCTTCGTCATTTGGATCTTCCTTCCCAAGAAAAAGATAACCTTTTACGCTTGTCGCAAGGGTTGACGATTCCCAAATTGTTTGCGGATGGCGTGGGTGGGGACAAAGTCAGTCAGATCCTGACGGACTTCATCCGGTTTGCATTGGCTGAAGGGGCCTATGAGAAAAAATGGCGGGATGAAATCAGACAGGTTGGGGTGTGGTTGGGCTACTTTCCCCAGCAGTTCGAACAGATTGAACAGAAAATTTTCGCGAAACGGTAGCGTGGTTCTGGTTACCCAAGATCGCGGCGGCCTTCGATGGATTTGAGCAGGGTGACCTCATCGGCATATTCGATATCCATCCCGACCGGAATGCCATAGGCGATACGGGAGACCTTGACCCCCAGGGGTTTTAATCGCTTGGTCAGGTAAATGGCGGTAGCCTCTCCTTCGATCGTGGGATTGGTGGCCACGATGACCTCCGTGAATGCTCCATTCTGGACCCGATTTTCCAGGTCATGGGTACGGATATCTGCCGGCCCGATGCCGTCCAGTGGAGAGAGCGCCCCATAGAGCACGTGATAGAGGCCTCGAAAGGCCCGGCTTTGTTCGATCGCATACAGGGTGCTGGGCTCTTCCACGACGAGGATGATCGTGGTGTCCCGTTTCGGGTCCAGGCAAATCTCGCAGAGCGGGCCTTCGGCAATGTTCCGACATTGGGTACAGAAGGAGACCCCTTCTTTCACATCACGAATAGCATCGGCCAGCCGTAGCGCCTCTTCTTTTTCCGTCTTCATGAGATGAAAGGCCAATCGTTGAGCCGTTTTTTGCCCAATGCCGGGCAATCGTACGAGTTCACGGCTGAGACGAGCGACCAGCCCTTGCGGTTGGCCATTGGCTCTGGTGTGTTTGGTTGAAGTGGTTTCCAGCATAATAAACCTCGCTTGGTCAATTAGAACATGCCGGGAATGCCCATCCCTCCGGTGAGGGATTTCATTTCTTCGGCCATCAGCTCTTTCGCCTTTCGCAAGGCTTCATTGGATGCGGCGACGATTAAGTCTTGCAACATGTCATGGTCACCGGATTTCAAGACTTCCGGATCGATGGTCAGCTTGGTTAATTGCATGGCTCCGTTGGCTTCCACGGTCACCATTCCGCCTCCAGCTGAAGCCTCGACTGTTTTCGTGGCAGCCTCCTCTTGAATCTTTCCCATTTTTTCCTGCATGGCCTGGGCTTGCTTTAGAAGATTGCCCATATTGGAAAATGGATTTTTAGACATTAGCGTACCTCCTCATTTTGCGGGGTTCGTTCTGCCGATACGACTGTGCCCCCAAATAGTTCCAATGCTTGTTTCACCAAAGGGTGGGCCTTCACGTTTTCAATGAGGTCCTGGTCCTGCTCAAGTTTTTTTTTTGCTCGTAATTCTCCGGTTGACGGCGGGTAAGCCTGCCCCTCTTGAAATTCAATGACTTGGACTTTTACCGGCCGACCGGCGAATTCCTCACATATTTGACCGATCAGCACGCGATTTTCGGGTTTGTCCGTTCTCCAGCGAGCAATCGAATCTTTTTTGGAATATCCGAGGACGACGGAGTCTGCCGTCATGGTTACGACACTCCCCTTTTCCAGGAAACTCCCGATATTAGGATGGTCATTAATCATGCGTTCGACGACGAGTTCCCAGTTTAACGTGACGGGTGGACCGGACGAAGGCTGGGCAGCCGTTTGGGGAGAGGCCACCGAGGGTTCGCTGTTGGCAGATGAGGCCTTTGTCGGTACCGGCTTTTCTGCACCTGGTGGTGTTGAGGAAGGAAACATTGTTGTGGCGCCGCCACCGGGCCTGGGTCGGGGCTGGCTTGGAGGAGTTACCGGTTTATCCGCAGGCGCTTGGACTGTAGCTGGTTGTGCGGGAGGCGGAGCCGAGGCCACCGGTGGCAATACCTTTGCCTGGAGGACAGATACTTGAGGGGGTGCGCTGGCCTTCTGTTCAGTCGTGGCGCAGGTGACTGTCACAGGATCAAGCATCGCTGCGCGTACCACGGCGGCTTCAATGAGAAACCGTGGATGGGAGCTTCCTCGAAGACTGTCCTCTGTTCTGGAGAAAATGGCAAAAATGGCCTGTAAATAGGGCTCGGAGAGTTGTTGGGCTTGCGCAATGGCCTGATCAACCTCCTCGTCTCCTAATTCAAGAAGGGTTTGCACTTGTGAGCGTGATGGTACCACGCAAGCCACCAGTAGATTGCGGCATCGCTCCAACAGTTCCCGGCAATATACCCGGACATCAAAACCCTGGTCGACCAACTGCCCCACGAGAGACATTGTCTGGGCGGCCTGGTGCCCAAGGATGGCGTCAATCATGAGCCGGACGAGTTCGTCGGGCACGGACCCGATCAACATTTCCAAATCGCCATGCTGGATGCGTTCTCCACCGAAGGAGACGGCCTGATCCAGGAGGCTCAACGCGTCTCGCATACTGCCTTCGCTGGCTCGAGCCAGTGCCGATAAGCTTCGATCCTCCACAGTCACACCCGTTTGAGTGGCGATGTGGCGAAGTTGCGTGATGATTTCTAAGCGGGAAATGCGTCGAAAGGTGAAGTGCTGACAGCGTGAAAGTATGGTGGCAGGAATTTTATGAACTTCAGTTGTCGCAAAAATAAAGACGGAATGACTCGGGGGTTCCTCCAGTGTTTTAAGCAGGGCGTTAAAGGCCGAGTTGGACAGCATGTGGACTTCGTCGATGATGTAGACACGGTAGGTGCCATGAAACGGTGCAAATTTAACGTTTTCACGCAGTTCACGGACATCGTCCACGCCGGTATTCGATGCTCCGTCAATCTCGATGACATCCACTGAATTGCCTCGGGTGATTTCGACACAACTTGGACAGGTTCCACAGGGATGGCTGGTGGGACCCTGTTCACAGTTAAGGGATTTGGCCAGGATGCGCGCGACAGTGGTTTTGCCGACTCCTCGCATGCCGGAGAAAACATAGGCATGGGCGACACGTTTGCGGTCGATCGCATTGGTGAGTGTTTGCACGACATGGGACTGCCCCAGGACTTCCTGAAAATTGGTCGGGCGGTATTTCCGGGCGGAAACTTGGAATTCCATAATTCGCGATAATTACGAAAAGAGCGGTTCGTTATCCCTCGAAGACTGACGTCCGGTACCAATGCACGGAGAGCCAGCAATAAAGTTAGTCGGGGCCAGGTGATCCTGCGGCACACAGACTAGCCCACGTACCGTTGCTTCCTTCCGGACCTGGCGGGGTTTGCAGGATTCTGTCGCACAGGGCCCAGCCCCTAAATGCAGCTCAATGGTTCATCGCCTCCCGGACCGGCGAAAGTCATCTTTTGAGGATATCAGTTATCCTCACGGCGGACCAAATATGGCGGAGAGGGTGGGTTTCGAACCCACGGTACCATTGCTGGCACACGTGATTTCCAGTCACGCCGATTCGGCCACTCTCGCACCTCTCCGCGAATGGATATCTACTTTGTGGCGACTGAACCTCTGATGAAGCCGTTTGTCTTTTGGAGGGGATCTGTTCATCCCATCTTCGTTATCTTCTTCACCGGGGATCTGTTTGGTGAAAGATTGCCATCTTACCATGGGGGTCTGGGGGCGACAAGCAAGGAGAGGGAATAGTTACGAGTAGGGCGAGGAAGGGATAAGGAGAGAACGCCCATCCTGTTTCCAGCCATTCAATCCTTAACGTTTCAGGCCTTCCCTATGTTATGTTAGGAGGTTCGTGATTGGAACATTCGTTGGCGTCGTGAAGATCGATGCAGGGCGGCAAACAAATGACCCCGAAAGAAGAGCATGAAAACCGTCACAATGGGAGTGAGTCCGAGGACGATGACAAAACTCATGTCCGAGGACATCCCTAACAAAGAGAGCCACTCCGATAACACGGAAAAAGGCAGCGTGATGAGGTGCCAGAAGTCCAATCCCCCCCGCCTTCCCGCCTGGCTGGACATTTCAAAGAAAAATGACAGGCCGAATGGGCCAAAGACGAGGGCCACAGGCAAAAACCATTCGATCCAATTTTCAACGACAAAATCATAACTTTCCCGAACATCCTCGAGGGCGGATCCGTTCCGGCTCTGGTAAATGACTTCCGGTACTGGGTTCAGTAAGACGAAAATTAAAAAAAATACGGCAGTGCTGATCAGCGGTTGGTAGGGATTGGTCTGAAGCCCCATTTCGAGGAATAACAAGGGAAACCACACCATAAATCCAACAGAAATAACCTCCCAAAAATATTGCCCCATACTTGGCAGGATATCCGGCCAACTCACACGACGTGCGCCCAGGACGGCCTGTTCGGTCAGGCTAAGGGTGGATCCAATGACGAGGGCATTGAGGGCACCCAGGATAAATCCTCCGATCATTCCAAGCGGAGCGATGAGGGAGGTGACAAGCACGAGGCCTAAGGCAAAGGCGAGGAGGACCGGAATCAAGATCCACGCGCGTGTGAAGGATTGGATCGAGGCGAGTAGCGCTTGATGGTACAGCCGAACTGTGGCCTGAAAGAAACTCTGCATGAGGCGAGGGAATGCTCCGCAGTTCTTAATCTTTGCTTGGCGGAGGGGATTGTAGGTTGATGATGGCCTGTTGGCGCTGATCCCGGTCCTGCCTGATTTTTTGTAGCCGACTAGGACGATTCCAGGTCCACCATTTGACGCGATCCGCAAAAGTGGGTGAGGGAGGAGTCGCGGACCCTACCGGTGACTCTTGAAAGTCATATCCTTGATATTCATCTTTTTTATCCAGGTATTTCTGGTAAATATCGTGATAGAGCTGTTTTAAGGTCATAGAGTGGTACATTACCCAACTCACTCAAGTCGATCAAGAGGTAAAATCCGTAGGAAGGTTGGGAAAGCAGGTGGGTGGTGGTTGCTCCCCATGATAACTGCACATGTGGTCATTGGTCTGTTCTAATCTTCTATAATTGTGGGGATAGTTTGGCTGATGGGGGGTTTTTCTGCACGATAAAAACTATACTGGGAGTGTTGAATAATAAAGATGTTCAAGGGCAAATTTGCCCAGGATTAGATTACTCATCAAAGGCTCCGGGTCGGTTCAAAAAAGCCCGTCCAGCAAGGCCGCAGCCGTTTTTACGCGCGGAGCGTACGCTGAGTACGTGAGCACGGGAAAATGGCGAGAACGCCGCTGGCGGCTTTTTTCAACAGACCCATACTCATCGAGTAACATTATTACTTGATGAGGGGGAGATGAAGCCTCCGATCGGGTTAAGGAGGACCGTTGTATGGTTCATCTTCGAATATATCCCCCGATCAAGTCGGAATGTAGTTGCGGCGCTTCAGGGAGGACTATTTTTGCTACCTGAATTTTAGGATGGCCTGAAGGAGATGGACGATTTATAATAGGAAGGCTTGGTAGAGTGCAGAGGTGTTGTCCCCCAGAGGATTCCAGGGAAGAGAACCTCTTTTCAAATTCGATGGAATGAGGCGAAAACGGTTACGGGCGAGAGTGGCGGAACTGGCAGACGCGCGAGACTTAGGATCTCGTGGGTGACCGTGGGGGTTCAAGTCCCCCCTCTCGCACCATTTCTTAACATTTATATTCTTTATTGTGTTCTTTTACAAGGATGAATGCTCTTATGAAGTTAGAAATGACAGAGCTCGGGCCGGTGAAACGGTCGTTAAAAATTGAAGTTCCCGAAGAAGCCGTCAAAAGCGAATTTCAAAAGGTGTATGCCCAGTTGAGGCGTCAAGCCAAAATCCCTGGATTTCGACCCGGGAAAGCGCCAATCGCGTTATTAGAAAAACGGTATGCCGATCTTGTTGAACAAGATGTGGTCCAGCGGTTGGTGCCCGATTATTACCAACGAGCGGTGAAGGAAGCCGGGGTGGTCCCTATCCTAGTTGATATTCCCCCTCTGGAACGAATGAAAGTGAAGTCCAATAGCCCATTTACCTTTACGGCGACAGTGGAAATAAAGCCCACTATTCAATTAGGGGATTATCGACCCCCGAATCCTATTTCCTTGAAACGGGATGCCCGAACGGTTACAGATGATCAGGTGGAAAAGGCTCTCCAAAGCCTACGGGAGCAACATGCCGAGCTTGACGTGGTTCCTGAAGGAACTCCTC
Above is a window of Candidatus Nitrospira neomarina DNA encoding:
- a CDS encoding class II aldolase/adducin family protein, with the protein product MITAIGDVLRRCYERGWITSRDGNCSLRRARSVYLYVTPSGWRKTIVHPEHMVKIKFVDGKLLVAPGTNPSGELHMHYLLTRGMNRTRAVVHVHPTHVVAAIYRGFDLQKICKDFPEIYRYTRIGPTAPALPAISTELGEATAKALGVTEANPAGDYDIVGQANHGVCSMASDPWSAYEHIERLDHICEIVLKSGVSP
- a CDS encoding tetratricopeptide repeat protein, with the translated sequence MKTKGALAIREQTWGSTHPEVATSLNNLGALYVNQGDYAKAESILMRALAIREHAFGPEHPNTKTVQKKL
- the recR gene encoding recombination mediator RecR, whose translation is MLETTSTKHTRANGQPQGLVARLSRELVRLPGIGQKTAQRLAFHLMKTEKEEALRLADAIRDVKEGVSFCTQCRNIAEGPLCEICLDPKRDTTIILVVEEPSTLYAIEQSRAFRGLYHVLYGALSPLDGIGPADIRTHDLENRVQNGAFTEVIVATNPTIEGEATAIYLTKRLKPLGVKVSRIAYGIPVGMDIEYADEVTLLKSIEGRRDLG
- a CDS encoding YbaB/EbfC family nucleoid-associated protein, coding for MSKNPFSNMGNLLKQAQAMQEKMGKIQEEAATKTVEASAGGGMVTVEANGAMQLTKLTIDPEVLKSGDHDMLQDLIVAASNEALRKAKELMAEEMKSLTGGMGIPGMF
- the dnaX gene encoding DNA polymerase III subunit gamma/tau; translated protein: MEFQVSARKYRPTNFQEVLGQSHVVQTLTNAIDRKRVAHAYVFSGMRGVGKTTVARILAKSLNCEQGPTSHPCGTCPSCVEITRGNSVDVIEIDGASNTGVDDVRELRENVKFAPFHGTYRVYIIDEVHMLSNSAFNALLKTLEEPPSHSVFIFATTEVHKIPATILSRCQHFTFRRISRLEIITQLRHIATQTGVTVEDRSLSALARASEGSMRDALSLLDQAVSFGGERIQHGDLEMLIGSVPDELVRLMIDAILGHQAAQTMSLVGQLVDQGFDVRVYCRELLERCRNLLVACVVPSRSQVQTLLELGDEEVDQAIAQAQQLSEPYLQAIFAIFSRTEDSLRGSSHPRFLIEAAVVRAAMLDPVTVTCATTEQKASAPPQVSVLQAKVLPPVASAPPPAQPATVQAPADKPVTPPSQPRPRPGGGATTMFPSSTPPGAEKPVPTKASSANSEPSVASPQTAAQPSSGPPVTLNWELVVERMINDHPNIGSFLEKGSVVTMTADSVVLGYSKKDSIARWRTDKPENRVLIGQICEEFAGRPVKVQVIEFQEGQAYPPSTGELRAKKKLEQDQDLIENVKAHPLVKQALELFGGTVVSAERTPQNEEVR